The following are from one region of the Salvia hispanica cultivar TCC Black 2014 chromosome 1, UniMelb_Shisp_WGS_1.0, whole genome shotgun sequence genome:
- the LOC125202364 gene encoding pentatricopeptide repeat-containing protein At1g62670, mitochondrial-like isoform X1, giving the protein MSRRAAVSAIELVHGRGFINRRSHKSGILSPPFSLFSTKAFQPKRRTIDFSSVKELDDAIKLFGEMKSMRPEPSILVYNKFMSVCVKIEQYSFALNVFDEMLQKGFPVNRYTMNIAVNCCCHLKDINSGFAIVALFFKSGYEPDAATINPLIRRLFLEGKEAEAVKLFQKVLDLKVCEPNGVMILHLIDGLCKTGKVVEAYDWVRRLESCGWRPNINAYNTLINGFCKGGQIDEALELLLKMTNKGMLPDVVTYNTMIKGLFDNGRHTDVGDLLNEMANSKISLNVRTFSILIDAYCKEGKMDEAANVLETMTQQNIFPNVFTYSTLIEGFCLKGEIDTAKQLLDSMVEMGLKPNIVSYSSLLNGYCKKGSVDEAWLLFLDIPGKGLVHNTHTYTTMIHGLFSKDRIVEGLKLFEDMKAQQVRPNMHTFTTLLDGMCRKGEIDEALSLLRMIEDEGFTPDIVMYGALINGLCKSGKHDDARDLFNQLPSKGLQPNVSIYNMIVGSFCREGCLEEVKRLLVEMENRGCGPDRVTYLVIIKILLQQNEVDEARSFMKEMREKGFSAYYATSSTPSGDGFYSKWQNGSIGCGQGSISY; this is encoded by the coding sequence ATGAGCAGAAGGGCTGCTGTTTCTGCAATCGAGCTCGTTCATGGAAGAGGATTTATCAATCGACGGTCTCATAAATCGGGTATTCTCTCTcctccattctctctcttctcaacCAAGGCTTTCCAACCTAAGCGGCGCACAATAGATTTCAGTAGTGTTAAAGAATTAGATGATGCTATTAAATTGTTTGGAGAGATGAAGAGTATGCGGCCTGAGCCTTCTATTCTAGTGTACAACAAATTTATGAGTGTCTGTGTAAAGATTGAGCAGTATTCCTTTGCCCTCAATGTGTTCGATGAAATGCTTCAGAAGGGTTTCCCTGTTAATCGTTACACTATGAATATTGCGGTTAACTGTTGCTGTCACTTGAAAGACATAAACTCTGGTTTTGCTATCGTGGCCTTGTTTTTTAAGAGTGGATACGAACCAGATGCTGCGACAATCAACCCTCTCATTAGAAGGTTGTTTTTAGAGGGCAAGGAGGCGGAAGCTGTGAAATTGTTCCAAAAGGTTCTAGATTTAAAAGTTTGCGAGCCTAATGGTGTTATGATTCTGCACTTGATAGATGGGTTATGCAAAACTGGAAAGGTCGTTGAAGCTTATGATTGGGTTCGTAGATTAGAAAGTTGTGGGTGGAGACCCAACATTAACGCTTATAACACATTAATTAATGGGTTCTGCAAGGGTGGACAAATAGATGAAGCTTTGGAACTTCTGCTTAAGATGACCAACAAGGGTATGTTACCCGATGTTGTCACATATAATACCATGATTAAGGGACTGTTTGACAATGGTAGGCATACTGATGTTGGAGACTTATTGAATGAAATGGCCAATTCCAAGATATCTTTGAATGTGCGTACTTTCAGTATATTGATCGATGCATATTGTAAGGAAGGAAAGATGGATGAGGCTGCGAATGTGTTGGAAACTATGACGCAGCAGAATATTTTTCCCAATGTCTTCACTTATAGTACACTGATTGAGGGATTTTGTTTGAAAGGTGAAATTGATACAGCAAAACAATTGCTCGATTCCATGGTAGAGATGGGCCTAAAGCCTAATATTGTTAGTTATAGCAGCTTATTGAATGGATATTGCAAGAAGGGAAGTGTGGATGAAGCTTGGCttctttttcttgatattCCGGGTAAAGGTTTGGTGCATAATACACATACTTACACTACAATGATACATGGATTATTTAGTAAAGATAGAATTGTTGAGGGCCTGAAACTTTTCGAGGATATGAAAGCTCAACAAGTGCGTCCTAACATGCATACTTTTACTACATTGTTGGATGGGATGTGTAGGAAAGGGGAGATTGACGAGGCTCTTTCATTGCTGCGCATGATTGAAGATGAAGGATTTACCCCTGACATAGTCATGTACGGTGCTCTCATTAATGGGTTATGCAAAAGTGGAAAACATGATGATGCAAGAGATCTTTTCAATCAACTTCCTTCGAAAGGTTTGCAACCTAACGTTTCCATATATAATATGATCGTTGGTTCATTTTGTCGAGAAGGGTGTTTGGAGGAGGTAAAACGCTTGCTTGTAGAGATGGAGAACCGTGGTTGTGGACCTGATCGTGTGACATACCTTGTCATCATTAAGATTCTGCTACAGCAAAATGAGGTTGACGAAGCAAGATCATTCATGAAAGAAATGCGTGAAAAGGGATTCTCAGCTTATTATGCAACATCTTCAACGCCAAGTGGAGATggtttttattcaaaatggcaaaatggcTCGATTGGTTGCGGACAGGGGAGTATCTCCTATTGA
- the LOC125202364 gene encoding pentatricopeptide repeat-containing protein At1g62670, mitochondrial-like isoform X2: MSRRAAVSAIELVHGRGFINRRSHKSGILSPPFSLFSTKAFQPKRRTIDFSSVKELDDAIKLFGEMKSMRPEPSILVYNKFMSVCVKIEQYSFALNVFDEMLQKGFPVNRYTMNIAVNCCCHLKDINSGFAIVALFFKSGYEPDAATINPLIRRLFLEGKEAEAVKLFQKVLDLKVCEPNGVMILHLIDGLCKTGKVVEAYDWVRRLESCGWRPNINAYNTLINGFCKGGQIDEALELLLKMTNKGMLPDVVTYNTMIKGLFDNGRHTDVGDLLNEMANSKISLNVRTFSILIDAYCKEGKMDEAANVLETMTQQNIFPNVFTYSTLIEGFCLKGEIDTAKQLLDSMVEMGLKPNIVSYSSLLNGYCKKGSVDEAWLLFLDIPGKGLVHNTHTYTTMIHGLFSKDRIVEGLKLFEDMKAQQVRPNMHTFTTLLDGMCRKGEIDEALSLLRMIEDEGFTPDIVMVFGGGKTLACRDGEPWLWT; this comes from the exons ATGAGCAGAAGGGCTGCTGTTTCTGCAATCGAGCTCGTTCATGGAAGAGGATTTATCAATCGACGGTCTCATAAATCGGGTATTCTCTCTcctccattctctctcttctcaacCAAGGCTTTCCAACCTAAGCGGCGCACAATAGATTTCAGTAGTGTTAAAGAATTAGATGATGCTATTAAATTGTTTGGAGAGATGAAGAGTATGCGGCCTGAGCCTTCTATTCTAGTGTACAACAAATTTATGAGTGTCTGTGTAAAGATTGAGCAGTATTCCTTTGCCCTCAATGTGTTCGATGAAATGCTTCAGAAGGGTTTCCCTGTTAATCGTTACACTATGAATATTGCGGTTAACTGTTGCTGTCACTTGAAAGACATAAACTCTGGTTTTGCTATCGTGGCCTTGTTTTTTAAGAGTGGATACGAACCAGATGCTGCGACAATCAACCCTCTCATTAGAAGGTTGTTTTTAGAGGGCAAGGAGGCGGAAGCTGTGAAATTGTTCCAAAAGGTTCTAGATTTAAAAGTTTGCGAGCCTAATGGTGTTATGATTCTGCACTTGATAGATGGGTTATGCAAAACTGGAAAGGTCGTTGAAGCTTATGATTGGGTTCGTAGATTAGAAAGTTGTGGGTGGAGACCCAACATTAACGCTTATAACACATTAATTAATGGGTTCTGCAAGGGTGGACAAATAGATGAAGCTTTGGAACTTCTGCTTAAGATGACCAACAAGGGTATGTTACCCGATGTTGTCACATATAATACCATGATTAAGGGACTGTTTGACAATGGTAGGCATACTGATGTTGGAGACTTATTGAATGAAATGGCCAATTCCAAGATATCTTTGAATGTGCGTACTTTCAGTATATTGATCGATGCATATTGTAAGGAAGGAAAGATGGATGAGGCTGCGAATGTGTTGGAAACTATGACGCAGCAGAATATTTTTCCCAATGTCTTCACTTATAGTACACTGATTGAGGGATTTTGTTTGAAAGGTGAAATTGATACAGCAAAACAATTGCTCGATTCCATGGTAGAGATGGGCCTAAAGCCTAATATTGTTAGTTATAGCAGCTTATTGAATGGATATTGCAAGAAGGGAAGTGTGGATGAAGCTTGGCttctttttcttgatattCCGGGTAAAGGTTTGGTGCATAATACACATACTTACACTACAATGATACATGGATTATTTAGTAAAGATAGAATTGTTGAGGGCCTGAAACTTTTCGAGGATATGAAAGCTCAACAAGTGCGTCCTAACATGCATACTTTTACTACATTGTTGGATGGGATGTGTAGGAAAGGGGAGATTGACGAGGCTCTTTCATTGCTGCGCATGATTGAAGATGAAGGATTTACCCCTGACATAGTCAT GGTGTTTGGAGGAGGTAAAACGCTTGCTTGTAGAGATGGAGAACCGTGGTTGTGGACCTGA
- the LOC125206110 gene encoding acyl-coenzyme A thioesterase 2, chloroplastic-like isoform X1, which produces MKTPISHILRKLKPANHAKIPSPPPHLFNLPTKFPPNSPLIPQNRSKTLQNGPSVPKFLDSVPKFDKSTQRRSISSAESNPAAPDAASVAPPSEAIDAGSSIRKPLSLWPGMYHSPVTNALWEARSKFYEKISSENGSAQSELIAKKPSASRTSILYKFSSDYILREQYRNPWNNIRMGKLLEDLDALAGTISFKHCSGEDSSTRPLILVTASVDKMVLRKPIKVDTDLTIAGAVTWVGRSSMEIQLEVIQSSEETSDPLDAVALTANFTFVARDSETGKSAVINQITPESEKEKEVWKEAEERNKLRKKRKGEQKKEINDRDMDKLNEMLSEGRIFCDMPALAAQDSILIKDTCLQNSLMCQPQQRNIHGRIFGGFLMRRALELAFATAYAFAGSAPCFQEVDHVDFFKPVDVGNFLRFNSCVLYTELENPSKPLINVEVVAHVMRPELRSSEVSNKFYFTFTVNSDALRNGHKIRNVVPATEEEARRVIERMEAERSY; this is translated from the exons ATGAAAACTCCAATCTCTCACATCCTGCGCAAATTGAAACCAGCAAATCATGCCAAAATTCCTTCACCTCCTCCCCACCTTTTCAATCTCCCCACCAAATTCCCCCCCAATTCACCCCTAATTCCACAAAACCGCAGCAAAACCCTACAAAATGgaccctccgtccccaaattTCTCGATTCCGTTCCGAAATTCGACAAATCCACTCAACGAAGATCGATTTCATCAGCCGAATCGAACCCTGCCGCTCCCGATGCAGCCTCCGTCGCTCCGCCGTCGGAGGCGATCGACGCCGGCTCTTCGATTAGGAAACCGCTCAGTCTGTGGCCGGGGATGTACCATTCGCCCGTCACAAACGCATTGTGGGAGGCAAGGTCGAAATTCTACGAGAAGATTTCGTCGGAAAATGGCTCAGCTCAGAGTGAATTGATCGCGAAGAAACCCTCGGCGAGTCGAACGAGTATTTTGTACAAGTTTTCGAGTGATTATATACTGAGAGAGCAGTATAGGAATCCATGGAATAACATCAGAATGGGGAAATTGCTGGAAGATCTCGATGCTTTGGCTGGAACTATATCTTTCAAG CACTGCTCCGGCGAAGATAGCTCCACTAGGCCCCTGATATTAGTCACAGCATCCGTCGACAAGATGGTCCTGAGAAAACCTATTAAGGTAGACACTGATCTAACGATAGCTGGGGCTGTTACTTGGGTCGGCCGTTCGTCCATGGAGATCCAATTAGAAGTGATTCAGTCTTCTGAAG AAACATCGGATCCCTTGGATGCGGTTGCCCTTACGGCTAACTTCACATTTGTGGCTCGTGACTCCGAGACCGGAAAATCGGCGGTGATTAACCAGATCACTCCGGAATCagagaaggagaaagaagTTTGGAAAGAAGCAGAAGAGAGGAACAaattgaggaagaagaggaaaggCGAACAGAAGAAAGAAATCAATGACAGGGATATGGACAAGCTTAATGAAATGCTATCCGAGGGTCGGATTTTTTGTGATATGCCGGCTTTGGCCGCCCAAGATAGTATTCTCATCAAGGATACCTGCCTTCAGAACTCACTGATGTGCCAGCCGCAGCAAAGGAACATTCACGGGCGAATATTTGGGGGGTTTTTGATGAGGCGAGCTCTGGAGCTTGCCTTTGCGACTGCTTATGCCTTTGCAGGAAGTGCGCCTTGCTTTCAGGAAGTCGATCatgtagatttttttaaacca GTTGATGTTGGGAACTTCCTCCGTTTCAATTCCTGTGTGCTGTATACAGAACTCGAGAATCCGAGTAAACCTCTGATTAACGTGGAAGTTGTGGCGCATGTTATGCGGCCCGAGCTTCGATCGAGTGAG GTATCCAACAAGTTCTATTTCACCTTCACCGTGAACTCGGACGCGCTGAGAAACGGCCACAAGATTCGGAACGTTGTACCTGCGACGGAAGAGGAGGCGCGGCGAGTTATCGAACGAATGGAAGCGGAGAGGTCTTACTAG
- the LOC125206110 gene encoding acyl-coenzyme A thioesterase 4, mitochondrial-like isoform X2 has translation MLQHCSGEDSSTRPLILVTASVDKMVLRKPIKVDTDLTIAGAVTWVGRSSMEIQLEVIQSSEETSDPLDAVALTANFTFVARDSETGKSAVINQITPESEKEKEVWKEAEERNKLRKKRKGEQKKEINDRDMDKLNEMLSEGRIFCDMPALAAQDSILIKDTCLQNSLMCQPQQRNIHGRIFGGFLMRRALELAFATAYAFAGSAPCFQEVDHVDFFKPVDVGNFLRFNSCVLYTELENPSKPLINVEVVAHVMRPELRSSEVSNKFYFTFTVNSDALRNGHKIRNVVPATEEEARRVIERMEAERSY, from the exons ATGCTCCAGCACTGCTCCGGCGAAGATAGCTCCACTAGGCCCCTGATATTAGTCACAGCATCCGTCGACAAGATGGTCCTGAGAAAACCTATTAAGGTAGACACTGATCTAACGATAGCTGGGGCTGTTACTTGGGTCGGCCGTTCGTCCATGGAGATCCAATTAGAAGTGATTCAGTCTTCTGAAG AAACATCGGATCCCTTGGATGCGGTTGCCCTTACGGCTAACTTCACATTTGTGGCTCGTGACTCCGAGACCGGAAAATCGGCGGTGATTAACCAGATCACTCCGGAATCagagaaggagaaagaagTTTGGAAAGAAGCAGAAGAGAGGAACAaattgaggaagaagaggaaaggCGAACAGAAGAAAGAAATCAATGACAGGGATATGGACAAGCTTAATGAAATGCTATCCGAGGGTCGGATTTTTTGTGATATGCCGGCTTTGGCCGCCCAAGATAGTATTCTCATCAAGGATACCTGCCTTCAGAACTCACTGATGTGCCAGCCGCAGCAAAGGAACATTCACGGGCGAATATTTGGGGGGTTTTTGATGAGGCGAGCTCTGGAGCTTGCCTTTGCGACTGCTTATGCCTTTGCAGGAAGTGCGCCTTGCTTTCAGGAAGTCGATCatgtagatttttttaaacca GTTGATGTTGGGAACTTCCTCCGTTTCAATTCCTGTGTGCTGTATACAGAACTCGAGAATCCGAGTAAACCTCTGATTAACGTGGAAGTTGTGGCGCATGTTATGCGGCCCGAGCTTCGATCGAGTGAG GTATCCAACAAGTTCTATTTCACCTTCACCGTGAACTCGGACGCGCTGAGAAACGGCCACAAGATTCGGAACGTTGTACCTGCGACGGAAGAGGAGGCGCGGCGAGTTATCGAACGAATGGAAGCGGAGAGGTCTTACTAG